From the genome of Triticum aestivum cultivar Chinese Spring chromosome 3B, IWGSC CS RefSeq v2.1, whole genome shotgun sequence, one region includes:
- the LOC123069563 gene encoding dynein light chain 1, cytoplasmic — protein sequence MSDELKRGIAGAAAVAASHPAPYAPRAPADADRRLAASATAALGSPPPAAASPTAHKITLKSADMKEEMQKEAFDISRVAFEKHAMEKDIAEYIKKEFDKNHGPTWHCIVGRNFGSYVTHETNYFVYFYIDSKAVLLFKSG from the exons ATGTCCGACGAGCTCAAGCGCGGGATCgcgggcgccgccgccgtcgccgcctcccacCCGGCGCCCTACGCGCCGCGGGCCCCGGCCGACGCCGACCGCAGgctcgccgcctccgccaccgccgcgctcggctccccgccgccggccgccgcgtccCCCACGGCGCACAAGATCACGCTCAAGAGCGCCGACATGAAGGAGGAGATGCAGAAGGAGGCGTTCGACATCTCCCGCGTC GCGTTCGAGAAGCACGCCATGGAGAAGGACATCGCGGAGTACATCAAGAAGGAGTTCGACAAGAACCACGGCCCCACCTGGCACTGCATCGTCGGCCGCAACTTCG GTTCCTACGTGACGCACGAGACGAACTACTTTGTGTATTTCTACATTGATTCTAAAGCTGTCTTGCTATTCAAGTCTGGGTGA